One genomic segment of Desulfonatronum thioautotrophicum includes these proteins:
- a CDS encoding type II toxin-antitoxin system RelE family toxin — protein MTYRFRFTRKAAKGIEELTPKLRDKFKDILRHRLAVDPYSGKALAGYLKGCYSVRLGFKGRVVSLIHDEDLVVLVLRARTRYVK, from the coding sequence GTGACCTATCGGTTTCGGTTCACGCGCAAGGCAGCCAAGGGCATCGAGGAACTCACTCCAAAGCTCCGGGACAAATTCAAGGACATTCTCCGTCATCGCCTTGCGGTCGATCCATATTCAGGCAAGGCTCTCGCAGGCTATCTGAAAGGGTGCTATTCGGTTCGTCTCGGATTCAAGGGCCGAGTCGTCTCTTTGATACATGACGAGGACTTGGTTGTGCTTGTCCTCCGTGCCAGAACCCGCTACGTAAAATAA
- a CDS encoding ParB N-terminal domain-containing protein: protein MNIKRSNLDLSRLDSVKKLKIDADFIPCPTEKGDELYPNGIFIFNITKMIKYIQASSHNIDLVDIAVSDFPHRSPYIEESYLDSVSLSQPAIIAEISPGHYNLIDGHHRMEKARRLGMKKISAYKLNVDHHIAFLIDKNAYLCYIEYWNGKLKYRDKKK, encoded by the coding sequence GTGAATATAAAAAGATCGAATTTGGACTTATCAAGATTGGATTCAGTCAAAAAGTTGAAAATTGATGCTGATTTTATTCCATGTCCGACTGAAAAGGGTGATGAATTGTATCCAAATGGTATATTCATATTTAATATCACAAAAATGATTAAATATATTCAGGCAAGTTCTCATAACATCGACCTTGTGGATATAGCCGTTTCAGATTTTCCACATCGTTCTCCATACATTGAAGAATCGTATTTGGATTCAGTTAGCCTCTCTCAACCAGCAATAATTGCTGAAATATCACCAGGACACTATAATTTGATTGATGGGCACCATAGAATGGAAAAAGCACGAAGATTAGGCATGAAGAAAATTTCTGCGTACAAATTAAATGTAGATCATCACATTGCGTTTTTGATAGACAAAAATGCGTATTTATGCTATATTGAATATTGGAATGGTAAATTAAAATACCGAGATAAAAAGAAATAA
- a CDS encoding putative transposase produces MAAIELVERGLCTQILAGEICGFHRNTVADLVKTKDLLGLEAAIREERGRKAPLKYIEKIQNHIRNLLKEHPDWTDQSVASLASKELEMDISRNAVARIRVKDEPAAPKILSKQELLDMSRVAEEICKAHTAQQQLKLPFEKDPELRQKQEELAQTPPPQPQSKADEQCIERLQEGVRIPFAGEFMHHLFLQEIGFDELLSCFPAQPRAIFQPADILGTIFHGINLGLPSIESMKLINAVDLGALIGRPRAPEKETLRDHLAQLASFEQSSRLIDDLARRLLDRQRIDKEVFFIDGHFLPYYGLHVLAKGYYTVRRLAMKGNHLYAVTDLQGRPLFFLTESCEIDFRPMIARSVEMLVDFGIQRPVMVFDRGGYGVHFFTELDKTADFVTWAKYVGDEKLQDIKEEEFSCCLVHQGKQLCIAEQSRTINESAASARKDGRDEPATMTVRMVIMRNQRTGDSVAVFTNNWTKPAYDIAFYMCQRWGKSENFFKESLAWFNLDYHPGYDLKELEEQPLVDNPDVALVKKGLKALEGDVKELQVQIDLSRYKLMQRKDARIERKVESLERKKTEKQAEVQRFGSKLNQLPEKISILELLKGKPMQRCDLEKKKLYDLMQCLAFHSRERLVDIFRDCYNDNRDIKQVLGMITRSSGLLKLTGDTLTVILDWIDNLKHRKAADQFCRKLNELGVRLSGRLNLKVAFHLNKVNRKGNFEPLERA; encoded by the coding sequence ATGGCCGCCATTGAGTTGGTCGAGCGCGGCTTATGCACGCAAATCCTGGCCGGTGAAATTTGCGGCTTTCACAGGAACACCGTGGCCGATCTCGTCAAAACCAAGGATCTGCTTGGCCTGGAGGCGGCCATCCGGGAAGAACGGGGGCGAAAAGCTCCCCTTAAATATATCGAAAAAATTCAAAATCATATCCGCAATCTCCTGAAAGAGCATCCTGATTGGACCGATCAATCCGTCGCAAGCTTGGCCTCAAAGGAACTGGAGATGGACATCTCCAGAAACGCCGTGGCCAGAATTCGGGTCAAGGACGAGCCAGCCGCTCCCAAAATTCTGTCCAAGCAAGAGCTTTTGGACATGTCTCGCGTGGCCGAGGAAATTTGTAAGGCGCACACCGCCCAACAGCAGCTCAAGCTTCCGTTCGAGAAAGACCCGGAATTACGACAAAAACAGGAGGAACTCGCCCAAACGCCTCCTCCCCAACCTCAATCCAAGGCTGATGAGCAGTGCATTGAAAGGCTGCAGGAAGGCGTCCGCATTCCCTTTGCCGGGGAATTCATGCACCACCTTTTCTTGCAAGAAATTGGCTTCGATGAACTGCTCTCCTGCTTTCCTGCCCAGCCTCGGGCGATATTCCAGCCCGCGGACATACTGGGCACGATATTTCACGGCATCAACTTGGGCCTGCCCTCCATTGAATCCATGAAGCTGATCAATGCCGTTGATTTGGGTGCCTTGATCGGCAGGCCCCGCGCCCCGGAGAAGGAGACTCTGCGCGACCATCTTGCGCAACTGGCCTCTTTTGAACAGAGTTCCCGGTTGATCGACGACTTGGCCCGCAGACTCTTGGACCGCCAACGCATTGACAAGGAAGTCTTTTTTATCGACGGACACTTCCTGCCGTATTACGGGCTGCATGTCCTGGCCAAAGGCTATTACACCGTGCGTCGACTGGCCATGAAGGGCAACCACCTTTACGCCGTGACCGACTTGCAAGGCAGGCCTTTGTTCTTCTTGACCGAGTCCTGCGAAATCGATTTCCGCCCCATGATTGCCCGTAGCGTGGAAATGCTCGTCGATTTCGGCATCCAGCGACCAGTGATGGTCTTTGACCGGGGCGGATACGGCGTCCATTTCTTTACCGAACTGGACAAAACAGCCGATTTTGTCACCTGGGCCAAGTATGTCGGCGATGAGAAACTGCAAGACATCAAGGAAGAAGAGTTCTCCTGTTGTTTGGTCCATCAAGGCAAGCAGCTGTGCATTGCCGAACAGTCTCGGACAATTAACGAGTCCGCAGCCTCGGCCCGCAAGGATGGACGCGACGAACCGGCGACCATGACGGTGCGCATGGTGATCATGCGCAATCAGAGGACCGGCGACAGCGTAGCCGTTTTTACCAACAACTGGACGAAACCCGCCTATGACATCGCCTTTTACATGTGCCAACGCTGGGGCAAGTCAGAGAACTTCTTCAAGGAGAGCTTGGCCTGGTTCAACCTGGACTACCATCCGGGCTACGACTTGAAAGAGTTGGAAGAGCAACCCCTTGTGGATAACCCTGACGTCGCCTTGGTTAAGAAAGGCCTCAAAGCTCTGGAGGGGGATGTCAAAGAACTCCAGGTTCAAATCGATCTTTCCCGGTACAAGCTCATGCAACGCAAAGATGCGCGCATCGAAAGAAAAGTTGAGAGTCTTGAACGGAAGAAGACCGAAAAGCAGGCCGAAGTTCAACGGTTTGGGAGCAAACTCAATCAGTTGCCGGAAAAGATATCCATCCTGGAGTTGCTCAAGGGCAAGCCGATGCAACGCTGCGACCTGGAAAAGAAGAAGCTCTACGACCTGATGCAGTGCCTTGCATTCCATTCCCGCGAGCGCTTGGTGGACATCTTCCGCGATTGTTACAACGACAATCGCGATATCAAGCAAGTGCTGGGCATGATCACAAGAAGCTCCGGCCTGCTCAAACTGACCGGCGACACCCTAACCGTGATCCTGGATTGGATCGATAATCTCAAGCACCGCAAGGCAGCCGATCAGTTCTGCCGCAAACTCAATGAACTCGGTGTCAGACTCTCAGGCCGGCTCAATCTGAAGGTGGCTTTCCACCTGAACAAGGTAAACCGCAAGGGAAACTTTGAGCCACTGGAACGTGCATAA
- a CDS encoding ASCH domain-containing protein translates to MTTDQDRIALSIRQPWVELILPGRKTIEVRSWPTSHREPLWLHAGMTRERGLLQRFGLDEQQLTFGALVGRCELTGYYKQIHRLLP, encoded by the coding sequence ATGACCACGGACCAAGACCGGATAGCCCTGAGCATACGCCAACCCTGGGTTGAACTGATCCTTCCGGGCCGCAAGACCATCGAGGTCCGTTCATGGCCGACCAGCCACCGGGAGCCGTTGTGGCTGCATGCCGGGATGACGCGGGAAAGAGGGCTCTTGCAGCGATTTGGCCTGGACGAGCAGCAGCTGACCTTTGGCGCGCTCGTGGGCCGGTGCGAGTTGACGGGATACTACAAACAAATTCACAGGCTGCTACCATGA
- a CDS encoding Fic family protein produces MQRELQGRYVTISTVGEKAQAFVPAPLPPRPPIVWTPELRGKFDQALLALGRLDSVSTLLPDTSLFLYMYVRKEAVLSSMIEGTQSSLSDLLLYELDQVPGVPLDDVREVSNYVAALDRGLHLLEKGLPLSLRLFREIHGVLLADGRGGSQAPGEFRRSQNWIGGTRPGNAAFVPPPAEEVLECMSKLELFLHDQPEPTPVLLKAALAHVQFETIHPFLDGNGRLGRLLITLLLCEQKVLKTPMIYLSLYFKTHRQYYYELLNTVRLSGDWEAWLDFFAEAVIVTATQAVETARQLLDLSNRDRDRISVIGRAATSTLRVHRALMEHPIATSGSLAEKTRITPATVNKSLAHLEQLGIVQELTAQKRNRLFSYAGYIEIMSRGTELPGKIV; encoded by the coding sequence ATGCAGCGAGAACTTCAAGGCAGATACGTGACCATTTCGACGGTGGGTGAGAAGGCTCAGGCTTTCGTGCCCGCGCCGCTGCCGCCGCGTCCGCCCATCGTTTGGACGCCGGAGTTGCGCGGCAAGTTCGATCAGGCGCTGCTGGCGCTCGGGCGGCTGGACAGCGTCTCGACCTTGCTTCCGGACACATCGCTTTTCCTCTACATGTACGTCCGCAAGGAGGCGGTGCTCTCTTCCATGATCGAGGGCACCCAGTCGTCCCTGTCCGACCTTCTGTTGTACGAGCTGGATCAGGTGCCCGGCGTCCCGCTGGATGACGTGCGGGAGGTCAGCAACTATGTCGCCGCCCTGGATCGCGGGTTGCACCTGTTGGAAAAAGGGTTGCCTCTCTCGCTTCGGCTGTTCCGCGAAATCCATGGCGTTCTGCTGGCCGATGGGCGCGGCGGCAGCCAGGCCCCTGGTGAGTTCAGGCGCAGCCAGAACTGGATCGGCGGCACCAGACCGGGCAATGCGGCCTTTGTTCCGCCTCCGGCCGAAGAGGTGCTGGAGTGCATGAGCAAGCTGGAACTCTTCCTCCACGACCAGCCGGAGCCGACCCCGGTGCTGCTCAAGGCGGCGCTGGCTCATGTCCAGTTCGAGACGATCCACCCGTTTTTGGATGGGAACGGCCGTCTGGGACGTCTGTTGATCACGTTGCTGTTATGTGAACAGAAGGTGTTGAAGACGCCGATGATCTATCTCAGCCTCTACTTCAAGACGCACCGCCAGTATTACTACGAACTGCTGAACACCGTGCGCCTGTCCGGCGACTGGGAAGCCTGGCTCGACTTCTTCGCCGAGGCGGTGATCGTCACCGCCACCCAGGCCGTGGAAACCGCCCGGCAGCTCCTCGACCTGTCAAACAGGGATCGTGACAGAATCAGCGTTATCGGCCGGGCCGCGACATCAACACTGCGGGTTCACCGGGCCCTGATGGAACATCCCATCGCCACCTCGGGATCACTGGCGGAGAAAACCCGCATCACCCCGGCCACCGTCAACAAATCGCTCGCCCACCTGGAACAGCTCGGCATCGTCCAGGAACTGACCGCCCAAAAACGCAACCGTCTGTTCAGCTATGCGGGGTATATTGAAATCATGAGCCGTGGCACGGAACTGCCGGGGAAGATAGTTTGA
- a CDS encoding ATP-binding protein, whose translation MDTLFEQIIGDFQERPLPLPTPRDAVLPMLPGKIDTLIGMRRTGKSWRLFQAMHDWLESGQPKDSLLYINFDDERLHPLPAERLHRIPETYYRLFPDNKSRRCLLFFDEIQNIDGWERFVRRLHDTENVQIVLTGSSAKLLSREIATSLRGRSLSTEIFPFSFREALRHGGDDDIVGSALGTKRRAVLANRLRSYLETGGFPEVQGVDRHHRVAILQEYVDVVILRDVVERHGIGNITPLRYLIRHLLGNPACAFSVNRFYNDLKSQGIACGKNTLHEYLAHLEDVYLVQGVALDSPSLRQRQANPRKFYPIDPALAQAFRHDAGQDSGRLLETLVFLDLRRRGMHIGYYRTEQGFEVDFIARDHESEPLLIQVCLDMADAETRRRELRALGAACRERQDGKAVVVTMDDEERIETAEGTIDVVPVWRWLLRQG comes from the coding sequence ATGGATACGCTGTTCGAACAGATCATCGGGGACTTTCAAGAGCGGCCCCTGCCTTTGCCGACGCCGCGTGACGCGGTTTTGCCGATGTTGCCGGGCAAGATCGATACGCTGATCGGCATGCGCCGGACTGGAAAAAGCTGGCGGCTTTTCCAGGCGATGCACGACTGGCTGGAATCCGGGCAACCGAAGGACAGTCTGCTGTACATCAATTTTGACGACGAGCGTCTCCATCCTCTTCCAGCGGAACGCCTGCATCGAATTCCTGAAACATATTATCGTCTTTTTCCGGACAACAAGAGCCGCCGGTGCCTTTTATTTTTCGATGAGATTCAGAACATCGACGGCTGGGAACGGTTTGTCCGCCGTTTGCATGACACGGAAAATGTCCAAATCGTGCTCACCGGTTCATCGGCCAAATTGCTCAGCCGTGAAATAGCCACGAGTCTGCGTGGCCGGTCCTTATCTACGGAAATATTTCCGTTCAGCTTTCGCGAAGCCTTGCGCCACGGGGGAGATGACGACATTGTCGGATCTGCCCTCGGGACGAAGCGCCGAGCCGTTCTCGCGAACCGTCTGCGTTCCTATCTCGAAACGGGAGGCTTTCCCGAGGTGCAGGGCGTGGACCGACACCATCGTGTTGCAATCCTGCAAGAATACGTGGACGTGGTCATTCTGCGCGACGTGGTGGAGCGTCACGGCATCGGCAATATTACGCCCCTGCGCTATTTGATCCGCCATCTCCTCGGCAATCCGGCATGTGCTTTCAGCGTCAACCGCTTCTACAACGACCTCAAGTCCCAGGGAATTGCCTGCGGAAAGAATACCCTTCATGAATATCTTGCCCACCTGGAAGACGTCTATCTCGTGCAAGGGGTTGCTCTTGATTCCCCTTCTCTCCGGCAACGCCAGGCCAATCCGCGCAAATTCTACCCCATCGACCCTGCCCTGGCCCAGGCTTTCCGTCACGATGCCGGACAGGACAGCGGCCGGTTGTTGGAGACGTTGGTCTTCCTGGATCTGCGCAGGCGAGGCATGCATATCGGGTACTATCGCACCGAGCAGGGCTTTGAGGTGGATTTCATCGCTCGCGACCATGAGTCTGAACCGCTTCTGATTCAGGTTTGCTTGGACATGGCCGATGCGGAAACCCGCCGACGGGAACTGCGCGCGTTGGGGGCCGCCTGTCGAGAACGTCAGGATGGAAAAGCCGTGGTCGTTACCATGGACGATGAAGAGCGGATCGAGACGGCCGAAGGGACAATCGACGTCGTCCCGGTTTGGCGTTGGCTGTTACGCCAAGGGTAG